In Gracilibacillus salitolerans, the sequence TAAGGGTTCTAATGATTCTTCATATTGCTCCATATTAATAAGAATATAACCTTTTTCATTATATAATAACGGATCTTTAGGGTATTTCTCTAATCGCTCATATACATGTTTTAACGCTTCATCATATTGGTTTTGTTCATACCAGCTGTCATATTTCTCTCGCGAAAAGTCAGGATCTGTTGTACTGAAAAGGGTACATCCAGAAAGAATCATCATTAATAAAATAAATATAATTCCTAAGTTTTTCTTCACTGTATCATTTCCTTTATGTGAATTTAGAATCAGTATACATTATAAGAGAAATGTTCAAAGATGTAACTGGGTCAAAAGTTCTAAATGGATAATTTTTCCGCAAAAGAGCTGTGAATGATTGATTGGTGTGTATATAATTGGGGTAACGATAGATTTCTATGATAGGAGGAAACTAGGGATGAAATGGATACTTCTTCTAATAGCTGGCTGGATAACCATAACTGGTGGGTTATTCTTGGGCGCGTTATCTGGAAATATTGCGGAACAGTTTGGCTTAGCTAGAAATTATCAGTTATTGATTCAAGGTCTCGTGATGAGTGGAATCGTTGTACCTATTATTTTGTATCTGTATCGATACGTCTATCGGCTGACAGGTGAGCCCAATAGGCCGGTGTATTCATGGAAAAGCGCCTATCATTTTTTTACTGGGGCTCTTCTGGCAATTGGCCTAGCTACTTTTGGTTTCATCATAGCAACTTCACTTGGCTGGATTACTATTGAACAATGGCATACACCAGATTATTGGTTTGCTGCACTACTTATCAACATGGTTATCGCCTTTTTGTATGAAGCTTTGCCGGAGGAACTGGCTTTACGAGGAATGGTATATGATGTATTACGTTATCGCTTTGCAGCCTGGCTAGCTGTTTTATTGCAAACGATTTTATTTTTGCTTGTTCCTTTAGCAACCGTACAACTTCAGGTGTTCTTTGGACTTTCGCCAGGTAATACCATTAATGCAGAGTACATTGTGTTGATTTCTTGCTTCGGGATCTGTTTACAATTGCTTCGTCTCTGGACACAAAGTTTGTGGACATCAATAGGTTTCCATTTGGCTTACCTAGAAATAACTAGAGTTGTAGTGATGCCTTCAAGTGATGCATCCATTCTAAGTTATAATGAAGTGGAGTCTGGTCTAGGTACAGTGTTTATTGCATTAGGAATGATTATAATTGGGGGTATTATTTTCTCTCTCTTTATTTTAGGTGCAAAGCGTTTTTTTGGAAAAGGATATAAGTTTAACAAACATTAAAAGGGTTATTTACAGCAGCCCTTCTAAAGGTTGGTGTTCTTCTAATCTACGTGAGCAGTAGAATTCGATGCAGACAATGAAGCTAGTACATATAACATCCGAATGAAGTTATTGTCGTATGGAGAATGCCGATTATTATTTTAAAATATTCTGAAAATATACTATAATTTCTAAGTATACATCTTAGAGGGGGAGTAACATGAAAGCATTAGAGAGAGTTAGTGGTTTTGTAGGGAGTACGTTTGCAATTTGGGTTGTTCTATTTGCGATCTTATCATTTCTTATACCTTCAGGATTCACATGGTTGGCAGCCTATATCACACCATTATTAGGTATCATTATGTTTGGTATGGGACTTACGTTATCTGCAAGTGATTTTAAAGAAGCTTTTAAACGTCCGAAAGAGGTTGCGATTGGAGTAGCTGGTCAGTTCTTGATCATGCCATTGCTTGCCTTTGCGTTAGTAACGCTATTACCAGTTTCCAAAGAGGTGGCAGTCGGTGTTATCTTAGTAGGTTGTTGCCCTGGTGGTACTTCATCGAACGTTATGACGTACTTATCCAAGGGGGATACGGCATTATCGGTTTCTATTACTACGGTTTCTACGATTCTAGCACCATTTTTGACACC encodes:
- a CDS encoding CPBP family intramembrane glutamic endopeptidase, which codes for MKWILLLIAGWITITGGLFLGALSGNIAEQFGLARNYQLLIQGLVMSGIVVPIILYLYRYVYRLTGEPNRPVYSWKSAYHFFTGALLAIGLATFGFIIATSLGWITIEQWHTPDYWFAALLINMVIAFLYEALPEELALRGMVYDVLRYRFAAWLAVLLQTILFLLVPLATVQLQVFFGLSPGNTINAEYIVLISCFGICLQLLRLWTQSLWTSIGFHLAYLEITRVVVMPSSDASILSYNEVESGLGTVFIALGMIIIGGIIFSLFILGAKRFFGKGYKFNKH